One window of the Etheostoma spectabile isolate EspeVRDwgs_2016 chromosome 16, UIUC_Espe_1.0, whole genome shotgun sequence genome contains the following:
- the zmp:0000001301 gene encoding uncharacterized protein zmp:0000001301, producing the protein MKWKVPLYVGIPPARRHGHTAFILHSHLYVFGGKNEEQEFNDLKVMKLINPSERQPVMKEILSEFGLHVTRHSFTPTKVPNVRYELSESDPFNQSRNTAAYAQMFVHRDFSAIRDQAMKTIQTAFTLLDQEFQKLDREKSEVSQAAASLQREKEAHEAYRLQQQQELREMLDRHRSQNEAWLRARAEENDQERKELCRLREELSHEQERLREEHESIQKRSEHLLSIMQQFKGM; encoded by the exons ATGAAATGGAAGGTTCCTCTGTATGTTGGAATTCCACCAGCCCGACGACACGGACACACTGCCTTCATTCTCCACAGCCAT CTGTATGTATTTGGAGGAAAGAATGAAGAGCAGGAGTTTAATGACCTGAAGGTGATGAAACTAATTAACCCGTCAGAGAGACAACCAG TGATGAAGGAGATCCTGTCAGAGTTTGGTCTACATGTCACCAGACACAG CTTCACTCCCACAAAGGTTCCCAATGTCCGCTATGAGCTGAGCGAGTCTGATCCGTTCAACCAGTCCAGGAACACAGCAGCTTATGCACAG ATGTTTGTCCACAGAGACTTCAGTGCAATTCGAGATCAGGCCATGAAAACGATCCAGACAGCCTTTACTCTGCTGGACCAGGAGTTCCAGAAACTGGATCG AGAAAAGTCAGAGGTTTCTCAAGCTGCTGCTTCTctgcaaagagagaaagaagctcATGAAGCCTATAGACTACAACAGCAACAG gaACTGCGGGAGATGCTGGACAGACATCGGTCTCAAAATGAGGCGTGGCTGCGAGCAAGAGCCGAGGAGAACGACCAAGAGAGGAAGGAGCTCTGCAGACTTAGA GAGGAGTTGTCGCATGAGCAAGAAAGGCTGAGGGAGGAGCATGAAAGCATCCAGAAACGCAGCGAACATCTTCTGTCCATCATGCAGCAGTTTAAAGGAATgtaa